The following are encoded together in the Humulus lupulus chromosome 5, drHumLupu1.1, whole genome shotgun sequence genome:
- the LOC133778551 gene encoding putative glucose-6-phosphate 1-epimerase yields MHSSAGTSSKGTSSVDVVKDRNGVEQVLLKNPRGASVRVSLHGGQVRSWMNERGHEMLFTSSKAVFKPPKPVRGGIPICFPQFGNSGTLEQHGFVRNKIWTIEQNPPPLPPSDSIGKTFVDLLFIPSDDDMKIWPHRFEFRLRICLSAEGYLILIPRVRNLDSKPFSFSFAFHTYFSISDINEVRIEGLETLDYLDNLHQRERFTEQYTSLTFESEVDRVYVRSGSMVAILDHERKKSFIIKKEGLPDVVVWNPWATKSKAIADFGDDEYKRMVCVDSAAVERPITLKPCEEWTGRLELSQVNSSLVQ; encoded by the exons ATGCATAGTTCTGCGGGAACAAGTTCAAAGGGAACTTCTTCTGTGGACGTTGTGAAAGACCGAAATGGAGTCGAACAAGTTCTTCTCAAGAATCCTCGAGGAGCTTCTGTTCGG GTGAGTTTGCATGGAGGTCAGGTTCGTTCATGGATGAATGAGCGTGGGCATGAGATGTTGTTCACTAGTAGTAAG GCAGTCTTTAAGCCCCCAAAACCGGTTCGAGGAGGGATCCCAATCTGCTTTCCACAG TTTGGAAACAGTGGAACTTTGGAGCAACATGGGTTTGTCAGGAATAAGATTTGGACCATTGAACAGAATCCTCCACCTTTGCCTCCTTCTGATTCAATTGGAAAAACATTCGTTGACTTGCTTTTCATACCCTCTGATGATGATATGAAGATCTGGCCTCACCG CTTCGAGTTTCGCTTGAGGATCTGTTTAAGTGCAGAGGGATATCTCATCCTGATACCACGAGTCAGGAATCTTGATAGCAAGCCTTTCAGCTTCTCATTTGCCTTCCATACATATTTCTCCATTTCAGATATCAA TGAAGTGAGAATTGAAGGCCTTGAGACACTTGATTATCTTGACAATTTACATCAAAGAGAGCGTTTCACTGAGCAATATACTTCCTTAACTTTTGAATCTGAG GTGGATCGAGTTTATGTTCGTTCTGGAAGTATGGTAGCTATTCTTGATCATGAGAGAAAGAAATCATTCATCATAAAAAAGGAGGGTCTTCCAGATGTTG TGGTTTGGAATCCATGGGCAACAAAATCAAAAGCCATAGCAGATTTTGGAGACGATGAGTACAAGAGAATGGTTTGCGTGGATAGTGCAGCGGTTGAGAGACCAATCACTCTGAAGCCTTGTGAGGAGTGGACTGGCAGATTGGAACTCTCCCAAGTCAATTCGAGTTTAGTGCAGTGA
- the LOC133778548 gene encoding V-type proton ATPase subunit E-like: MNDADVSKQIQQMVRFIRQEAEEKANEISVSAEEEFNIEKLQLVEAEKKKIRQEYERKEKQVDVRKKIEYSMQLNASRIKVLQAQDDVVNSMKDVASKELLNVSRDHHVYGKLLKGLIVQSLLRLKEPAVLLRCREADLSLVESVIESAAQEYAEKDNVSPPEIIVDHDVYLPPAPTHNQSHGLSCSGGVVLASRDGKIVFENSLDARLDVVFRKKLPEIRKLLFAQIAA, translated from the exons ATGAACGACGCAGATGTCTCCAAGCAGATCCAGCAGATGGTCAGGTTCATTCGCCAGGAGGCGGAGGAGAAGGCCAACGAGATCTCAGTCTCCGCTGAAGAG GAATTCAACATTGAGAAATTGCAGTTAGTTGAGGCTGAGAAGAAGAAGATCAGACAAGAGTATGAGCGGAAGGAGAAGCAAGTCGATGTTCGGAAGAAGAT TGAGTACTCCATGCAACTCAATGCTTCTCGAATCAAGGTCCTTCAAGCTCAAGATGATGTTGTTAATTCCATGAAGGATGTAGCCTCTAAGGAGCTTCTGAATGTCAGCCGAGATCACCATGTCTATGGAAAGCTTCTGAAAGGTCTTATTGTTCAG AGTTTGCTCAGGTTAAAGGAGCCTGCTGTGTTGTTGCGTTGTCGTGAAGCTGATCTTAGTCTGGTTGAGTCAGTAATAGAATCAGCTGCACAGGAGTATGCAGAGAAAGATAATGTTAGTCCACCAGAGATTATAGTTGACCATGATGTCTATCTTCCGCCTGCTCCTACTCATAATCAATCCCATGGCCTTTCCTG TTCTGGAGGCGTGGTGTTGGCTTCTCGAGATGGGAAGATTGTGTTTGAGAACTCCCTTGATGCAAGATTGGATGTTGTATTCCGTAAAAAGCTTCCAGAG ATCCGCAAGCTGCTCTTTGCTCAGATTGCTGCATAA
- the LOC133778552 gene encoding G-box-binding factor 3-like — protein MEQGLTKKLKGSDGLPVPVGHDDPKSDAGGTVHKVLPRLEREMDGPTAGSYGNADADKTQGNIEVESKQTSDIDLKVHTQVNSSTDWEANETSSNVSDNTVPHMNFIGYGGSSCEKAGNMSDCVASVGAGTYSNGMTMDERLLKRERRKQANRESARRSRLRKQAEYDELVRRWDSLNMENSALKSELRQLQDDSEKLRLENAALMVKLGCTAVDHQGDTVSDKAESDSALLNSTEKVLEISSGSSRNENPDNPETNLHQLLKSSSRTDAVSAR, from the exons ATGGAGCAAGGCCTAACAAAAAAGTTAAAAGGGTCAGATGGGCTTCCAGTGCCAGTTGGACATGATGATCCCAAAAGTGATGCTGGAGGGACAGTCCATAAAGTATTACCAAG ACTTGAACGTGAAATGGATGGCCCGACAGCCGGAAGTTATGGAAACGCTGAT GCTGACAAAACTCAAGGGAATATTGAGGTTGAGAGCAAGCAAACCAGTG ATATTGATCTGAAAGTCCATACTCAGGTCAATTCTTCAACCGATTGGGAGGCAAACGAGACTTCTTCCAATGTTTCTGACAATACGGTGCCTCATATGAATTTTATTGGTTATGGTGGATCCTCATGCGAGAAAGCAGGAAATATGTCGGACTGTGTTGCTTCTGTGGGGGCAGGGACGTATTCTAATGGCATGACTATG GATGAAAGGCTTTTGAAACGTGAGAGAAGGAAACAGGCCAATAGAGAATCTGCAAGGAGGTCTAGGTTGAGGAAGCAGGCCGAGTACGACGAGCTAGTGAGAAGGTGGGACTCCTTGAATATGGAGAATAGCGCCCTTAAATCTGAATTACGACAACTGCAAGACGATTCAGAAAAATTGAGGCTCGAAAATGCTGCACTAATG GTGAAGCTGGGATGCACAGCGGTGGATCATCAAGGAGACACAGTTTCAGATAAGGCTGAATCTGATTCAGCACTACTGAATAGTACTGAGAAAGTACTCGAAATCTCTAGTGGTTCTAGTAGGAATGAGAACCCAGATAATCCTGAAACCAACCTTCATCAGCTGTTAAAATCAAGCTCAAGGACTGATGCAGTTTCTGCTAGATGA
- the LOC133778549 gene encoding hydroxyproline O-galactosyltransferase HPGT1-like isoform X1, with protein sequence MHSRSSQNRLSGSAPRSRVSPLFLTMLATMATVYVAGRLWQDAEVRAYLIQELDERASQGQSVLSVDDETFKTIPCSEQQRKLSDLETELTAARQEGFTLKSLSKNDETRPTRNLIAVIGIITTFGRRKNRDAIRKAWMPTGSALKKLADEKGIIVQFVIGRSSNRGDSLDREIEEENRQTNDFIVLEDQVESPEERPKKIKSFLIHAVENWDAKFIVKVNDDVFVNIDALGAILNSHLDKHDIYIGCMKSGHVLSEPTNKWYEPDWWKFGDANSYFRHASGEIYAISRHLARYVSINRSILRTYACDAVSVGSWFIGLDIDHIDEQKLCCSSQSEGAVCANAW encoded by the exons ATGCATAGCCGGAGTTCTCAGAATCGGTTATCTGGTTCCGCTCCTCGCTCGCGAGTTTCACCTCTTTTTCTGACAATGTTGGCAACCATGGCTACGGTTTATGTTGCCGGCCG TCTGTGGCAGGATGCAGAGGTTAGAGCTTATTTGATTCAAGAACTTGATGAAAGAGCTAGTCAg GGTCAATCTGTGCTATCAGTAGATGATGAAACTTTCAAAACTATACCCTGCAG TGAACAACAGAGGAAGTTATCAGATCTTGAAACGGAGCTGACTGCAGCTAGACAGGAGGGTTTCACTCTAAAGAGCCTGTCAAAAAATGATGAGACTCGTCCTACGAGAAATCTTATAGCTGTAATAGGAATCATTACAACATTTGGGCGCAGGAAAAATAGAGATGCGATTCGCAAGGCGTGGATGCCAACTG GATCAGCTTTAAAGAAACTGGCAGATGAAAAGGGCATCATTGTGCAGTTTGTAATTGGACGAAG TTCAAATCGTGGAGACAGTTTGGACAGAGAGATTGAAGAAGAAAATAGGCAAACCAACGATTTCATCGTTCTT GAGGATCAAGTGGAATCACCTGAGGAGCGTCCCAAAAAGATAAAGTCATTCCTCATTCATGCTGTAGAGAATTGGGACGCCAAATTTATTGTTAAGGTCAATGATGATGTTTTTGTTAATATTG ATGCCTTGGGAGCGATCTTAAACAGTCATTTGGACAAACATGATATCTATATTGGGTGTATGAAATCAGGCCACGTCTTGTCTGAGCC GACCAACAAATGGTACGAGCCAGACTGGTGGAAGTTTGGTGATGCAAACTC ATATTTTAGACACGCCTCTGGTGAGATATACGCCATTTCTAGACATCTGGCTCGGTATGTATCAATAAACAG GTCTATTCTTCGTACATATGCTTGTGATGCTGTCAGTGTTGGATCATGGTTTATTGGGCTTGACATCGACCATATAGATGAACAGAAGTTGTGCTGCTCATCTCAGTCTGAAG GAGCAGTATGTGCAAATGCGTGGTGA
- the LOC133778549 gene encoding hydroxyproline O-galactosyltransferase HPGT1-like isoform X2: MHSRSSQNRLSGSAPRSRVSPLFLTMLATMATVYVAGRLWQDAEVRAYLIQELDERASQGQSVLSVDDETFKTIPCSEQQRKLSDLETELTAARQEGFTLKSLSKNDETRPTRNLIAVIGIITTFGRRKNRDAIRKAWMPTALKKLADEKGIIVQFVIGRSSNRGDSLDREIEEENRQTNDFIVLEDQVESPEERPKKIKSFLIHAVENWDAKFIVKVNDDVFVNIDALGAILNSHLDKHDIYIGCMKSGHVLSEPTNKWYEPDWWKFGDANSYFRHASGEIYAISRHLARYVSINRSILRTYACDAVSVGSWFIGLDIDHIDEQKLCCSSQSEGAVCANAW, from the exons ATGCATAGCCGGAGTTCTCAGAATCGGTTATCTGGTTCCGCTCCTCGCTCGCGAGTTTCACCTCTTTTTCTGACAATGTTGGCAACCATGGCTACGGTTTATGTTGCCGGCCG TCTGTGGCAGGATGCAGAGGTTAGAGCTTATTTGATTCAAGAACTTGATGAAAGAGCTAGTCAg GGTCAATCTGTGCTATCAGTAGATGATGAAACTTTCAAAACTATACCCTGCAG TGAACAACAGAGGAAGTTATCAGATCTTGAAACGGAGCTGACTGCAGCTAGACAGGAGGGTTTCACTCTAAAGAGCCTGTCAAAAAATGATGAGACTCGTCCTACGAGAAATCTTATAGCTGTAATAGGAATCATTACAACATTTGGGCGCAGGAAAAATAGAGATGCGATTCGCAAGGCGTGGATGCCAACTG CTTTAAAGAAACTGGCAGATGAAAAGGGCATCATTGTGCAGTTTGTAATTGGACGAAG TTCAAATCGTGGAGACAGTTTGGACAGAGAGATTGAAGAAGAAAATAGGCAAACCAACGATTTCATCGTTCTT GAGGATCAAGTGGAATCACCTGAGGAGCGTCCCAAAAAGATAAAGTCATTCCTCATTCATGCTGTAGAGAATTGGGACGCCAAATTTATTGTTAAGGTCAATGATGATGTTTTTGTTAATATTG ATGCCTTGGGAGCGATCTTAAACAGTCATTTGGACAAACATGATATCTATATTGGGTGTATGAAATCAGGCCACGTCTTGTCTGAGCC GACCAACAAATGGTACGAGCCAGACTGGTGGAAGTTTGGTGATGCAAACTC ATATTTTAGACACGCCTCTGGTGAGATATACGCCATTTCTAGACATCTGGCTCGGTATGTATCAATAAACAG GTCTATTCTTCGTACATATGCTTGTGATGCTGTCAGTGTTGGATCATGGTTTATTGGGCTTGACATCGACCATATAGATGAACAGAAGTTGTGCTGCTCATCTCAGTCTGAAG GAGCAGTATGTGCAAATGCGTGGTGA